In Porites lutea chromosome 1, jaPorLute2.1, whole genome shotgun sequence, a single genomic region encodes these proteins:
- the LOC140944484 gene encoding uncharacterized protein has product MKGPTMRSLFCFYIFFSAIEALSRKRRHADHSEISVTLKMDWDVGQGEGKEIPSSVIMKVHNGTTLMEIVNKAAEDNKNGPYDKYDSVYHGGIGYVITGMYGIKEDPTTNKHWVFLEEQSGKTIPCGVDFYVPENGSSIVFRFTTYSADSDQNHTTSGYCKPASSSNQMPASPITVTIALDWNVTLVGKPIPPSFTTHVTDGSVLLDIINKVADEYPEGPFNRYVSTYHGSLMGYSVTAFNGTQQIPQAGIYWMIHDNHTREHAPLGVSQYKPKDGSVTVLMHEKLLYHGPLTDTPTVESSGQRFVGIRLVALCFLTAIESMSFFCN; this is encoded by the exons CTTTGTCAAGGAAACGAAGGCACGCGGATCATTCCGAG ATCTCAGTCACGCTGAAGATGGACTGGGATGTAGGACAGggagaaggaaaagaaattcctTCGAGTGTCATTATGAAGGTTCACAACGGTACCACTTTGATGGAAATAGTGAACAAGGCGGCTGAAGACAACAAAAACGGACCTTACGACAAATACGACAGCGTTTACCATGGCGGAATTGGTTATGTTATCACCGGTATGTACGGAATCAAGGAGGACCCAACGACTAATAAGCATTGGGTGTTTCTTGAAGAGCAAAGTGGGAAGACGATTCCTTGTGGCGTGGATTTTTACGTTCCTGAAAATGGTTCCAGCATCGTTTTTCGGTTCACTACATACTCTGCTGACTCCGATCAAAATCACACTACGAGTGGATATTGCAAGCCCGCCTCAAGCTCTAATCAG ATGCCAGCTTCGCCCATCACTGTAACCATCGCATTGGACTGGAACGTGACGCTAGTTGGTAAACCAATCCCACCTTCATTCACTACCCACGTCACAGATGGCTCTGTTCTTTTGGATATCATAAACAAGGTTGCTGATGAATATCCAGAAGGTCCTTTTAATAGATATGTCTCCACTTACCATGGTAGTCTGATGGGATATTCCGTTACTGCCTTTAACGGTACCCAACAG ATTCCTCAAGCAGGTATCTATTGGATGATCCACGACAACCACACCAGAGAGCATGCGCCCTTAGGAGTGAGCCAGTACAAGCCAAAGGATGGCTCTGTTACAGTTTTAATGCATGAAAAACTCTTATATCATGGACCCCTTACTGATACCCCAACAGTTGAGAGCTCTGGTCAAAGATTTGTTGGTATAAGATTGGTTGCCCTGTGTTTCTTGACCGCAATTGAAAGCATGAGCTTTTTTTGTAACTAG